From a single Fusobacterium ulcerans ATCC 49185 genomic region:
- a CDS encoding YaaA family protein, protein MKIIFSPSKEMRDSEILSLSSSPLFFKEKNNKLLKKLQSFSKEEIAEIMKIKGKLLDETFKNIKNFDSLKEISAFSLYNGVSFKNLELEKYDKNNIEYAENTLLILSAFYGVLHPSNFVKKYRLDMTMKLNSSSLYSFWNNYVTNYITNLLQKDSDKILINLASGEYSKMIERKNFLYRIIDIDFKENKNGKFQSVSSFAKQGRGSMLNYLIKNKINDVEKIKEFSELGYSINIELSDKDKFIFTR, encoded by the coding sequence ATGAAGATTATATTCTCCCCAAGCAAAGAGATGAGAGATAGTGAGATATTATCTCTATCCTCTTCTCCTTTATTTTTTAAAGAAAAAAATAATAAACTTTTGAAAAAACTTCAATCCTTTTCAAAAGAAGAGATTGCAGAAATTATGAAAATTAAGGGTAAACTTTTAGATGAAACTTTTAAAAATATAAAAAATTTTGATTCTTTAAAAGAGATATCTGCATTTTCATTATACAATGGAGTTTCATTTAAAAACCTAGAATTAGAAAAATATGATAAAAATAATATTGAGTATGCTGAAAATACTCTACTTATTCTTTCTGCTTTTTATGGAGTTTTACATCCTTCTAATTTTGTCAAAAAGTATAGATTGGATATGACTATGAAACTAAATTCTTCCTCTTTATATTCATTTTGGAATAATTATGTTACAAATTATATCACAAATCTTTTACAGAAAGATTCTGATAAAATCCTTATAAACCTTGCTTCAGGCGAATATTCTAAAATGATAGAACGAAAAAATTTTCTTTATAGAATTATTGATATTGATTTTAAAGAAAATAAAAATGGAAAATTCCAATCAGTGAGCAGTTTTGCAAAACAGGGTAGAGGAAGTATGCTTAATTATCTTATTAAAAACAAAATTAATGATGTAGAAAAAATCAAAGAATTTTCTGAGCTTGGATATTCAATTAACATTGAATTATCTGATAAAGATAAATTTATTTTTACTCGATAA
- the recQ gene encoding DNA helicase RecQ, with product MKNEARRLLKEIYGYNDFRDGQKVIVSSVLQRRDTLGVMSTGGGKSICYQIPALLFKGITIVISPLISLMKDQVDTLKLLGIKSVYINSTLSREEYSDAMHRIRSGNAKIIYIAPERLANEKFVAFIKKLDIAMIAVDEAHCISQWGHDFRKSYLEIPNFVKKIGKPIQMLALTATATSEVRQDIEEKLEMKNPFSYVAGFDRENIFFKVVKNVVAEAYIVDYLKKAPKKSGIIYASTRKEVDSLYAYLELREFSVGKYHAGLTEKERKDFQEKFIKDEIKIMVATNAFGMGIDKSNVRFVLHRNIPKDMESYYQEAGRAGRDGAPAEAVLMYFEEDVGTQEYLIEMNEETENQLKKEKREKLDKMVEYAYLESCYREYILKYFGDKRIKNYCGKCGNCKSFKNVEDLTVEAQKILSCIGRAKESIGISTLTNILVGKSDTKMDKKEYHKLSTFGIMQERERNWIEEFINFLISDGYLEQSAGSFPVLRLNERARKVLKNETTVFRRVDEKVTFDYYEDPLFENLNQLRNKIAEKEKVAPYIVFSDLTLMEMAEKKPKNRWDMLKIRGIGNQKFKNYGEEFLKVINSFSDEDMEIIRLESIVEDKYLEESKLEDLKNKLQINISSEKLREILIKSLFS from the coding sequence ATGAAAAATGAAGCTAGAAGATTGCTTAAAGAAATATATGGATATAATGATTTTAGAGATGGACAGAAAGTAATAGTATCTTCAGTTCTTCAAAGAAGAGATACCTTAGGGGTAATGAGTACTGGAGGAGGAAAATCTATATGCTATCAGATTCCAGCTCTTCTTTTCAAGGGGATAACAATAGTTATTTCTCCTCTGATATCTTTGATGAAAGATCAGGTAGATACTTTAAAACTTTTAGGAATAAAAAGTGTGTATATAAACTCTACTCTCTCTAGAGAAGAATATTCTGATGCTATGCATAGAATAAGAAGTGGAAATGCAAAGATAATATATATAGCACCTGAACGACTCGCAAATGAAAAGTTTGTAGCTTTTATAAAAAAACTGGATATAGCTATGATAGCTGTAGATGAAGCCCATTGTATTTCTCAATGGGGTCATGATTTTAGAAAAAGTTATCTAGAAATACCTAATTTTGTAAAAAAAATAGGAAAACCAATACAGATGTTGGCTCTTACAGCAACAGCAACTTCTGAAGTAAGACAAGATATAGAAGAAAAACTTGAAATGAAAAATCCATTCAGTTATGTAGCAGGTTTTGATAGAGAAAATATCTTTTTTAAAGTAGTAAAAAATGTAGTTGCTGAAGCATATATAGTAGATTATTTAAAAAAAGCTCCTAAAAAATCAGGAATAATCTATGCTTCTACCAGAAAAGAGGTAGACAGCCTATATGCCTATCTTGAACTTAGGGAATTTAGTGTGGGGAAATATCATGCTGGACTTACTGAAAAAGAGAGAAAAGATTTTCAGGAGAAGTTCATTAAAGATGAAATAAAAATAATGGTAGCTACAAATGCTTTTGGAATGGGAATAGATAAATCCAATGTAAGATTTGTACTTCATAGAAATATACCAAAGGATATGGAAAGTTACTATCAGGAAGCTGGACGTGCTGGAAGAGATGGTGCCCCTGCTGAAGCTGTTCTCATGTATTTTGAAGAAGATGTAGGAACACAGGAATATCTCATAGAAATGAATGAGGAAACTGAAAATCAGTTGAAGAAAGAGAAAAGGGAAAAGCTTGATAAGATGGTGGAGTACGCTTATCTTGAAAGCTGTTACAGAGAATATATATTGAAATATTTTGGAGATAAGAGGATAAAGAATTATTGTGGAAAATGTGGTAACTGCAAATCTTTCAAAAATGTTGAAGATCTTACTGTAGAAGCTCAAAAAATACTCTCTTGTATAGGAAGAGCAAAGGAAAGTATAGGAATATCTACTTTAACAAATATACTTGTAGGGAAATCAGATACCAAAATGGATAAAAAGGAATATCATAAATTATCTACTTTTGGAATAATGCAGGAAAGAGAAAGAAACTGGATAGAGGAATTTATAAATTTCTTGATATCAGATGGGTATCTTGAGCAGAGTGCGGGAAGTTTTCCAGTGCTTAGACTAAATGAAAGGGCCAGAAAAGTGTTGAAGAATGAAACTACTGTATTTAGGAGAGTAGATGAAAAAGTAACATTTGATTACTATGAAGATCCATTATTTGAAAATTTGAATCAGCTGAGAAATAAAATAGCGGAGAAAGAAAAAGTAGCTCCATATATTGTGTTTTCAGATCTGACACTTATGGAAATGGCAGAGAAAAAACCTAAAAATAGATGGGATATGTTGAAAATAAGAGGAATAGGAAATCAGAAATTTAAAAACTATGGGGAAGAATTTTTAAAAGTTATAAATAGTTTTTCAGATGAAGATATGGAGATTATCCGACTGGAAAGTATAGTTGAAGATAAATATCTGGAAGAATCTAAACTGGAAGACTTAAAAAATAAATTACAAATAAATATAAGTTCAGAAAAATTGAGAGAAATTTTAATTAAGTCATTATTTAGTTAG
- a CDS encoding DUF1904 domain-containing protein has translation MPHLKVRGMDKKALVENSKEIIDGLTEIIKCDRTWFTIEHMDTEYIYDGKIVDGYTFVELYWFERTPEVKATVGEFLTRAIKKINGDKDCCIIFFPLLGENYCDNGIFF, from the coding sequence ATGCCACATTTAAAAGTTAGAGGAATGGATAAAAAAGCTTTAGTTGAAAACAGCAAGGAGATAATTGATGGTCTTACTGAGATAATCAAGTGTGACAGAACTTGGTTTACTATTGAACATATGGATACTGAATATATCTATGATGGAAAAATAGTAGATGGATATACATTTGTTGAACTATACTGGTTTGAAAGAACTCCAGAAGTAAAAGCTACAGTTGGAGAATTTTTAACAAGAGCTATAAAAAAAATAAATGGGGATAAAGACTGCTGTATTATCTTCTTCCCACTTCTTGGAGAAAACTATTGTGACAATGGGATATTCTTCTAA
- the mnmH gene encoding tRNA 2-selenouridine(34) synthase MnmH, whose protein sequence is MNTITYRELLEMDNYILVDVRTPKEFESEPIPNAVNIPVLLDEERAAVGTAYVQQSKELAKELGVNFISKRLPEIFKQVQELSSKYKKIVFFCARGGMRSGTMCSLFQALGYKCTKLEGGYKAYREFVYKSIPILNEKFKYVIIHGRTGIGKTKILAKLHEMGYPVLNLEKIADHKGSHFGALGEKRKQSQKRFETELYEFLVSNKEGYILAESESKRIGNIYIPDSVYDSLVSGYHLIAETTPEHRIKVLMEDYADAPEEALRECIMKISRYTSKKNIESYLQLLENKKLPELAAELIKEYYDPLYQKSIDKYQFNHTIQYSTIDEGVEKVIEFLREKEFI, encoded by the coding sequence ATGAATACAATTACCTATAGGGAACTTTTAGAAATGGATAACTACATTTTGGTTGATGTAAGAACTCCAAAAGAATTTGAAAGTGAACCTATCCCCAATGCTGTAAATATCCCAGTTTTATTAGATGAAGAAAGAGCTGCTGTTGGAACAGCTTATGTACAGCAGTCAAAAGAATTAGCTAAAGAACTGGGGGTAAATTTTATTTCTAAAAGACTTCCTGAGATTTTTAAGCAAGTACAGGAACTTTCTTCTAAATATAAAAAAATAGTCTTCTTTTGTGCAAGAGGAGGAATGAGAAGCGGAACTATGTGTTCACTTTTTCAGGCATTAGGATATAAGTGTACAAAGCTTGAAGGAGGATATAAAGCTTATAGAGAATTTGTATATAAGTCAATACCTATTCTCAATGAAAAGTTTAAATATGTCATCATTCATGGAAGAACAGGCATTGGAAAAACTAAAATACTTGCCAAACTTCACGAAATGGGATATCCTGTATTAAATCTTGAAAAAATTGCAGATCATAAAGGTTCTCACTTTGGAGCTCTTGGAGAGAAAAGAAAACAAAGCCAGAAAAGATTTGAAACAGAGCTTTATGAATTTCTTGTTTCTAATAAGGAAGGATATATTCTTGCTGAAAGTGAGAGCAAGAGAATAGGAAATATTTACATTCCTGATTCTGTCTATGATTCTCTTGTTTCAGGATATCATCTGATAGCTGAAACTACTCCTGAACATAGAATAAAAGTTCTTATGGAAGATTATGCTGATGCTCCTGAAGAGGCATTAAGAGAATGTATAATGAAAATCAGCCGTTATACCTCTAAAAAAAATATTGAAAGCTATTTACAGCTGCTCGAAAATAAAAAACTTCCAGAATTAGCAGCAGAATTGATAAAAGAATACTATGATCCTCTTTATCAAAAAAGTATAGACAAATATCAATTTAATCATACAATACAGTATTCAACTATTGATGAGGGTGTAGAAAAAGTTATTGAGTTCCTAAGAGAAAAAGAATTTATATAA
- a CDS encoding adenosylcobalamin-dependent ribonucleoside-diphosphate reductase — translation MDIASWLGKDNKLGMDIWEKKYKYDGETFNEWLERVSGGDQELKEMIANKEFIFAGRILSNRGLYKLGRKITYSNCYVIAPPEDNLESIFDTAKKLARTYSYGGGCGVDISKLRPKGSEVNNSAKYTTGSISFMELYNLTTDIIGQKGRRGALMISIDVNHPDVSEFISIKSDLNKIQKANISVRVDANFMKAVIEGLQFVTEFLVEDTGEVITKEIDARKLFKELARQNWKFAEPGILFWDRISKWNLLSEDEEFEYAGTNPCAEEPLPAGGSCLLGSLILPTFAEGKEFNFDRLASAVQKSVKALNDVLDEGLPLHPLEEQRESVRDWRQIGLGILGVGDLLIKLGLKYGSPESLEFCDNIAKVIVDNALKASALLAKDFGAYPKYKANKVLKSEFLLENASIETFELIEKYGLRNSQLLTIAPTGSIGTMLETSTGIEPNFAFSYVRKTESLHGEDVFYKVFIPIAKKYMEENNIIDEEDLPEYFVTAQNLNPYDRIKMQGIWQKRIDASISSTINLVNKVSVEEVEKLYLEAWKNGLKGMTIYRAGCDREGILTVTPKTEKKVEELTLPTIPRGELKPIAPDTIYYPTTMRIGCGKLKVMIGYSPSERAIQDLYVIRSGVGGCEKNIQAVAIYMSGILRLGGNLFMLEKAIAGVSGCTSFAVARSKNQEISKGNTCPSAILNILKNFEKDMGLDAHEKAIQKIDEEERKEIEEISEREADYVTRCPECGEIIDVTGGCYTCRSCGFSKCE, via the coding sequence ATGGATATAGCTAGCTGGTTAGGAAAAGACAATAAATTAGGAATGGATATTTGGGAAAAAAAATATAAATATGATGGCGAAACATTCAATGAATGGTTAGAAAGAGTTTCTGGTGGAGATCAGGAATTAAAAGAAATGATAGCTAATAAGGAGTTCATCTTTGCTGGAAGAATTCTTTCAAATAGAGGATTGTATAAATTAGGAAGAAAGATAACTTATTCAAATTGTTATGTTATAGCACCTCCAGAAGATAATCTGGAATCTATATTTGATACTGCTAAAAAACTGGCAAGAACTTATTCTTATGGTGGGGGATGCGGAGTAGACATTTCTAAATTAAGACCAAAAGGATCAGAGGTAAATAACTCAGCCAAATATACTACTGGCTCAATATCTTTTATGGAACTGTATAATTTAACTACAGATATAATAGGTCAAAAAGGAAGAAGAGGAGCATTAATGATATCTATTGATGTAAATCATCCAGATGTTTCTGAATTTATCTCTATTAAATCAGATCTTAACAAAATACAGAAAGCAAATATATCTGTAAGAGTAGATGCTAACTTTATGAAAGCAGTAATTGAAGGTTTGCAGTTTGTGACTGAGTTTTTAGTAGAAGATACTGGTGAGGTAATCACTAAAGAAATAGATGCAAGAAAACTTTTTAAAGAACTGGCAAGACAAAACTGGAAATTTGCTGAACCAGGAATACTTTTCTGGGATAGAATATCAAAATGGAATCTATTAAGTGAAGATGAAGAATTTGAATATGCTGGAACAAATCCATGTGCAGAAGAACCACTGCCAGCAGGAGGAAGTTGTCTTTTAGGCTCTCTTATACTTCCAACATTTGCAGAGGGAAAAGAGTTTAACTTTGATAGATTAGCATCTGCTGTACAAAAATCTGTAAAAGCTCTTAATGATGTACTTGATGAAGGACTACCATTACATCCTCTTGAAGAGCAAAGAGAATCAGTAAGAGATTGGAGACAGATTGGATTAGGAATATTAGGGGTAGGAGATCTTTTAATTAAACTTGGATTGAAGTATGGATCACCTGAATCTTTAGAATTCTGTGATAATATAGCAAAAGTAATAGTAGACAACGCATTGAAAGCAAGTGCACTTTTAGCTAAAGATTTTGGAGCATATCCTAAATATAAAGCCAATAAAGTATTGAAATCAGAATTTCTATTAGAAAATGCGAGTATAGAAACATTTGAGTTAATTGAAAAGTATGGACTTAGAAATTCACAGCTTTTAACTATAGCTCCTACAGGTTCAATAGGAACAATGTTAGAAACAAGTACAGGAATAGAACCTAATTTTGCATTTTCTTATGTAAGAAAAACAGAAAGTCTTCATGGAGAAGATGTATTTTATAAAGTATTCATTCCAATTGCCAAGAAGTATATGGAAGAAAATAATATTATAGATGAAGAGGATTTACCAGAATATTTTGTAACAGCTCAAAATCTGAATCCATATGATAGAATAAAAATGCAGGGAATATGGCAAAAAAGAATAGATGCAAGTATTTCCTCAACAATTAATCTTGTAAATAAAGTTTCTGTTGAAGAAGTTGAAAAGCTATATTTAGAGGCTTGGAAAAACGGACTTAAAGGAATGACAATATATAGAGCTGGTTGTGACAGGGAAGGAATACTTACTGTAACACCAAAAACAGAAAAGAAAGTAGAAGAATTAACATTACCAACTATACCTAGAGGAGAGTTGAAACCAATAGCTCCAGATACAATTTACTATCCAACTACAATGAGAATAGGTTGTGGAAAACTTAAAGTAATGATAGGTTATTCCCCAAGTGAGAGAGCTATTCAAGACCTGTATGTAATAAGAAGCGGAGTAGGTGGATGTGAGAAAAATATTCAGGCTGTGGCAATATATATGTCTGGAATACTTAGACTAGGTGGAAATCTATTTATGCTGGAAAAAGCAATAGCAGGAGTAAGTGGATGTACATCATTTGCTGTAGCTAGAAGTAAAAATCAAGAGATAAGCAAAGGAAATACATGTCCATCAGCTATTCTTAATATTCTTAAGAATTTTGAAAAAGATATGGGATTAGATGCACATGAAAAAGCTATACAGAAAATAGATGAAGAGGAAAGAAAAGAGATAGAAGAAATTAGTGAAAGAGAAGCTGATTATGTCACTCGTTGTCCTGAATGTGGTGAAATAATAGATGTTACTGGTGGATGTTATACTTGCAGAAGCTGTGGTTTTTCTAAATGTGAATAA
- a CDS encoding M16 family metallopeptidase: protein MYRFKKYLFTILLFILSITVFSKPLENSPNLVTGKLPNGITYYIYKNKKPEEKAELNLVVKAGSLYEEEQEQGLAHFLEHMAFNGTTKYEKNDMIKYLQSLGLNFGGDLNAYTSFDRTVYKLQVPSTTTEDIEKGVEVLREWATEVTLAPDQVENEKKVIIEEWRLRQGLSQRLGDIHKKAIFGNSRYFDRFPIGLTETINGATSEILKGFYDRWYLPENMSVVAVGDFDPVQVENIIKKYFDYTSDKKVTVPEDYRLAELKNKYIVFTDPEITYNTFYMTKILDRTIINTEEGMEASIIDQLLFNILNTRLSNLSKKDNSPIIESLVYKYSINNHSDIFSAVAAIRDGRTEEGAALLNAALKTSMIKGINQTELELEKKNIYNNYKTLVANKESIQHGTYINALVEYIMSGDSFLDVDKEFEVFSKELDKIKLSDLNKRMEEIYNSNTLYFLTAPSTGKGIPDEKQLEKVMTESREAKDNLLDFSSSNVELPPIQVTNGKIIESSDGSFSLSNGIKVLSKSTDFDKDKIYIKLFKKEGSSVDAYPEYLNSIFSSDLVISSGASNISPNDLENFMKGKNFSLSPYITDYEQGISITTDKENLIPALEYMSYTIKEPKIDDVIFKTMIENTKEAILNRNNSPRAVYSDEISKIYSGNNQRRLPLSLEDLEKINKNEALNTFKNKFDDFNGYQLLVVGSFDEKKLPALLEKYFASLPSSEKVISPKPLDLNIPKDIVKKEVVKGIDKKSTVTLIFPYNSTYGEKERILYSGFSRVLNIALIEDIREKIGGVYSISSKVSLSPNNFGEDRMTISFSCDTKRVNELTKAVLQVISDMSNKDIDQKKIDSIIKNYELSYKNELKENVFWLNYFYQKSTVDPEYKVPTPEEYAKIMQKKDLMDFAKKAINLNNYIDVTLIPEKESL from the coding sequence ATGTATAGATTTAAGAAATACCTTTTTACTATTTTGCTTTTTATACTTTCTATAACTGTTTTCTCAAAACCTTTGGAAAACAGTCCAAACCTAGTTACTGGAAAACTTCCAAATGGAATAACTTATTATATATACAAAAATAAAAAGCCAGAAGAGAAAGCTGAACTTAATCTTGTAGTAAAAGCTGGTTCTTTATATGAAGAGGAACAGGAGCAGGGGTTGGCTCATTTCCTTGAGCATATGGCTTTCAATGGTACTACAAAGTATGAAAAAAATGATATGATCAAGTATCTTCAATCACTTGGTTTAAATTTTGGTGGAGATTTAAATGCTTATACTTCTTTTGACAGAACTGTATATAAGCTACAAGTACCTTCTACTACAACTGAAGATATAGAAAAAGGTGTAGAAGTTCTTAGAGAATGGGCTACAGAAGTGACTTTAGCACCTGATCAGGTAGAAAATGAAAAGAAAGTAATAATAGAAGAATGGAGATTAAGACAAGGTCTTTCTCAAAGACTAGGAGATATTCATAAAAAAGCCATCTTTGGCAACTCAAGATATTTTGACAGATTTCCTATAGGTCTTACAGAAACTATAAATGGAGCTACTTCTGAAATCCTAAAAGGCTTCTATGATAGATGGTATCTACCTGAAAATATGTCTGTAGTTGCTGTTGGGGATTTTGATCCTGTTCAAGTTGAAAATATAATCAAAAAATATTTTGACTATACAAGTGACAAAAAAGTTACTGTTCCTGAAGATTATAGGCTTGCTGAACTTAAAAATAAATATATAGTATTTACTGATCCTGAAATTACTTACAACACTTTCTATATGACAAAAATATTAGATAGAACTATAATAAATACTGAGGAAGGAATGGAAGCAAGTATTATAGATCAGCTCCTTTTTAATATTCTTAATACAAGATTATCTAATCTTTCTAAAAAAGATAATTCTCCTATTATTGAAAGCCTTGTGTATAAATATTCAATCAACAACCACAGTGATATTTTCAGTGCAGTAGCTGCTATAAGAGATGGAAGAACTGAAGAAGGGGCTGCTCTTCTAAATGCAGCATTAAAAACTTCTATGATAAAAGGAATAAATCAGACAGAACTTGAATTAGAAAAGAAAAATATTTATAACAATTATAAAACTTTAGTTGCAAATAAAGAAAGCATACAGCATGGAACATATATAAATGCTCTTGTGGAATATATTATGTCTGGTGACAGCTTCTTAGATGTAGATAAAGAATTTGAAGTATTTTCAAAAGAATTGGATAAAATAAAATTATCTGATCTTAATAAAAGAATGGAAGAAATATATAACAGCAATACTCTTTATTTCCTTACTGCTCCTTCTACTGGAAAAGGGATTCCTGATGAAAAACAGCTTGAAAAAGTAATGACTGAAAGCAGAGAAGCAAAAGATAACCTATTGGATTTTTCATCATCAAATGTAGAACTTCCTCCTATTCAAGTTACAAATGGAAAAATAATTGAATCCTCTGATGGAAGTTTTAGTCTTTCTAATGGAATAAAAGTATTATCTAAATCTACAGACTTTGATAAGGATAAAATATATATAAAACTATTTAAAAAAGAGGGAAGTTCAGTTGATGCATACCCTGAATATCTAAATTCTATTTTCAGCAGTGATCTTGTAATCAGTTCTGGTGCATCTAACATTTCACCAAATGATTTGGAAAATTTTATGAAAGGAAAAAACTTCAGTCTATCTCCTTATATCACTGACTATGAGCAGGGAATTTCTATTACAACAGATAAAGAAAACCTTATTCCAGCTTTGGAATATATGAGCTATACTATAAAAGAACCTAAAATTGATGATGTAATATTTAAAACAATGATAGAAAATACCAAAGAAGCTATTCTTAATAGAAATAACTCTCCAAGAGCAGTCTATAGTGACGAAATTTCTAAAATATATAGTGGAAATAATCAAAGAAGACTTCCTTTATCTCTTGAGGATTTAGAAAAGATTAATAAAAATGAAGCTTTAAATACATTCAAAAATAAATTTGATGATTTTAATGGATATCAATTATTAGTAGTTGGTTCATTTGATGAAAAGAAACTTCCTGCACTTCTTGAGAAATATTTTGCTTCGTTGCCTAGTAGTGAAAAAGTAATTTCTCCTAAACCACTTGATTTGAATATCCCTAAAGATATTGTGAAAAAAGAAGTGGTAAAAGGAATTGATAAAAAATCAACTGTAACTTTAATATTCCCATATAACAGCACTTATGGAGAAAAGGAAAGAATCCTATACAGTGGTTTTTCAAGAGTATTAAATATAGCTCTTATTGAAGATATAAGAGAAAAAATAGGTGGTGTATACTCTATTTCATCTAAAGTTTCTCTTTCACCTAATAACTTTGGAGAAGACAGAATGACAATAAGTTTCAGCTGTGATACTAAGAGAGTTAATGAATTGACAAAAGCAGTACTGCAAGTTATTTCTGATATGTCCAACAAAGATATAGATCAAAAGAAAATAGACAGTATTATAAAAAATTATGAACTTTCATACAAGAATGAATTGAAAGAAAATGTGTTCTGGCTAAATTATTTCTACCAAAAATCTACTGTTGACCCAGAATATAAGGTTCCTACACCAGAAGAATATGCAAAAATAATGCAGAAAAAAGATTTAATGGACTTTGCTAAGAAAGCAATAAACTTAAATAACTATATTGATGTAACTTTGATTCCTGAAAAGGAGTCTTTATAA
- a CDS encoding esterase/lipase family protein: MSYRIVLIHGFHRDYRDMEPLEQNLASLGYKVENLNFPLTFPDIKFSVDMLKSFLLDLKYGGLSEKEEIVLIGYGLGGLLIEETLKDKEAEDIVDKIVLIAAPLRDSVVHRRLKRIFPLLDTIFKPLKLFKRKKEYEIDRKIEIGLIIGTETEGIFSKWLGEYNDGLVNSKECMLDYAKDTLFLPLVHDEIHKKMGTAKYINNFISKGQFRVD, translated from the coding sequence ATGAGTTACAGGATAGTATTGATTCATGGATTTCATAGAGATTACAGAGATATGGAACCATTGGAACAAAATTTAGCTTCATTAGGGTATAAAGTAGAAAATTTAAATTTTCCTCTTACTTTTCCAGATATAAAATTTTCAGTGGATATGCTTAAAAGCTTTCTTTTGGATCTTAAATATGGGGGACTTAGTGAAAAAGAGGAAATTGTTCTCATTGGATATGGACTTGGAGGACTTCTTATTGAAGAAACTTTGAAAGACAAAGAGGCAGAGGATATTGTTGATAAAATAGTATTGATAGCTGCTCCACTGAGAGATTCAGTTGTTCATAGAAGATTAAAAAGAATTTTTCCCCTGTTGGATACTATATTTAAACCTTTAAAACTTTTTAAAAGAAAAAAAGAATATGAAATAGATAGAAAAATAGAAATTGGATTGATTATAGGAACAGAAACAGAGGGGATATTTAGTAAATGGCTGGGAGAATATAATGATGGGCTGGTAAATTCTAAAGAATGTATGTTGGATTATGCAAAAGATACTCTTTTTCTTCCTCTTGTTCATGATGAAATACATAAAAAAATGGGAACAGCAAAATATATAAATAATTTTATATCAAAGGGACAGTTCAGAGTAGATTAA
- a CDS encoding aminopeptidase, translating to MEKKIEKYVELAVKIGINLQQGQILVINSPVETADFTRKIVEEAYKNGAKEVVVHWNDEICGKYKYLYGAEELFENYPQWQVESIMEYMRKGAAFLSVYASDPELLKDVEQSKIAKYQRTRSKALKEHYDRIMNNYNQWCVVSVPTNAWAGKIFPDLTKEESKEKLWDLIFSIVRADKDDPIEEWKNHLNSLKKNMNYLNEKKFKKLIYKNSLGTNLEIGLPEGHIWTAGGETSKEGVYFVANMPTEEIFTLPKKDEVNGIVYSSKPFSYGGNLIEKFSLTFKEGKVVDFSAEKGKDTLEQLLKSDEGATYLGEVALVPYDSPISNSDTIFYNTLFDENASCHLALGQAYPICLENGSEMDESQLREKGVNISMVHEDFMIGTSDLEIIGIDHLGNETLIMKNGNFAFTEK from the coding sequence ATGGAAAAAAAGATAGAAAAATATGTAGAACTTGCTGTAAAGATTGGTATAAATCTTCAGCAAGGACAGATTCTGGTTATAAATTCTCCAGTAGAAACAGCTGATTTTACCAGAAAAATTGTAGAAGAAGCATATAAAAATGGAGCAAAAGAGGTAGTAGTCCACTGGAATGATGAGATATGTGGAAAATATAAATATCTGTATGGAGCAGAGGAATTATTTGAAAATTATCCTCAATGGCAGGTAGAATCTATTATGGAGTATATGAGAAAAGGAGCAGCTTTTTTAAGTGTATATGCTTCTGATCCAGAGCTACTAAAAGATGTAGAGCAAAGTAAAATAGCAAAATATCAAAGAACAAGAAGCAAAGCATTGAAAGAACATTATGACAGAATAATGAATAACTATAATCAGTGGTGTGTAGTATCTGTGCCAACTAATGCCTGGGCTGGGAAGATATTTCCTGATCTAACTAAGGAAGAAAGTAAAGAGAAATTATGGGATCTTATTTTCTCAATAGTGAGAGCGGATAAAGATGATCCAATAGAAGAATGGAAAAATCATTTAAACTCATTAAAAAAGAATATGAATTATCTTAATGAAAAGAAATTTAAAAAATTGATATATAAAAATTCCCTTGGAACAAATCTGGAAATAGGTCTTCCAGAGGGGCATATCTGGACAGCAGGAGGAGAAACTTCAAAAGAAGGTGTATATTTTGTAGCTAATATGCCTACTGAAGAAATATTTACACTTCCTAAAAAAGATGAAGTAAATGGAATAGTTTACAGCAGTAAACCTTTTAGTTATGGAGGAAATTTAATAGAAAAATTTTCACTTACATTTAAAGAGGGGAAAGTTGTAGATTTTTCTGCTGAAAAAGGAAAGGACACTCTTGAACAGCTTTTAAAAAGTGATGAGGGAGCAACTTATCTAGGAGAGGTAGCTCTTGTTCCATATGATTCACCAATTTCAAATTCAGATACTATATTTTATAATACTCTTTTTGATGAAAATGCTTCATGTCATCTTGCATTAGGACAAGCTTATCCTATTTGCCTGGAAAATGGAAGTGAAATGGATGAGAGCCAGCTTAGAGAAAAAGGAGTAAATATTTCAATGGTGCATGAAGATTTTATGATTGGAACTTCTGACTTAGAAATAATTGGAATAGATCATCTTGGAAATGAAACTTTGATAATGAAAAATGGAAATTTTGCCTTTACTGAAAAGTAA